ATAAAGACCATTAAGCATGAAAGGCCAAATTCTTCTTCTGTTTCCCCTTCATCGAAATGCGCGGCTTTTGCGTATCAGTAATTGATAAGCTATCGGTTATTTGGTTTCGCGAACTCCGCGGTCTGATTTTACGGCTAGGTACGTGGAATTCCTTTTTGGCACGATTCCTTTTGCGACTACAACAGCCTTGACCATCGGGAAACGGCACCCAGTTAGGGGGAGGGAAAATCGATTTTaagccaaaacaaaatatgcccACGCCATTTCCCTTTCCACTTGCATAATTTATGAATTCTCCCACATACTCGTATGTACAGCTGCGGTTAAAATAATAGCACTACTGCAGGTGGAAAGttgatttcctaaaaaaaggtattcaatgtttatttttttaaaagtctGATTGCATGAATAATAAGTACCATATGTTGTCTCTCTAAGCAAGAAATTTTGACTCTCTCAATGTAAcggttctttttgtttttcggcactttctgcaaaagggcgctaaatgaggcggtaacaaaaatagtACTGACCACGTTTTtgctgaataaaattaataggagtgattgctttgggttttttttcgacatattttgaaaaaaggagttgcattaaaggttttaattgaatttttttcaaaagaagACCAAAAATTCTCTAGTTATGGGTCGGGGAAAGCATTCTACCGTCGAAAAAaggaatttgattaaaaacatgATCTCTGAAGGTAAAACCTACGCTAAAATGGGacggtttgttggtttttcaaGCAAAAtgatccgcaacgcacttctgtttgtcgaaaataacgaaaaacgTGGAAGAAAGCCCTCTATGTCCAACGTGGAGATCAAGCGCTTGGTTCGGCAAAGCAAGAAGGAGCCTTTTAAGCCGGCGACGAAACTGAAGAAGGAGCTTCAGATAGCTGAAAGCGTGGAAACAGTTCGCAAACACTTTAGACAAAACAACCATAATGTGTGCAGTCCCAGAAAAGTCCCGCTTCTGACTGCGAAGCATGTGGCAAAGCGAATCGAATATGCCAAGATACGCAAGGACTGGCCTGTGGAGAAGTGGCGCCACATTTTTGTGGTCAGATGAGAgcaaaattgtgttttttggtTGGAAAGGCTCTCGGTCTTATGTTCCGCGTCCACCACGAACTGAAAAAAATCCTCGCTTCACCTTTAAGACGGTAAATCACGGGGGATCCAACATCATGGTATGGGCGTGCTTTTCATACTATGGAGTAGATCCGATTCATATGATTCAAGGCATCATGGATCAGCACATTTACACAGATATCCCGGAAAATGTGATGGCGACATATGCCGAGGATGAAATGCCGTTTTTTTGGACATTTCAACAGGATAACGACCCAAAACACACGAGGAAGAAGGCTCGAAAGTGGTTTGAGCAGAAATCGATCCCAGGAATGAAATGGCCTGCTCAGTCACCCGACTTGAATCCAATCGAAAAACTTTGTGCGGACGTGAAAAAAAGGTTTCTGAAGCCAAACCCAACCATAACGAGGAACTTTGGATTCATGGGGGATCGAGGATCAAGGATTCATGGAGAAAAATTCCTCAAAAACGGTACCAGGACTTGGTGGACTCCATGCCAAGAGGATGCGCAGCTGTCATTGCCTACAATGGTCACGCAACCAAATTGTAGTATTTAAGATTAgtggaaaaaatgatgaaaaaatgtcagaaaatagagaaacgctggggcaaacacgaaatgtgcttttggtgctattattgttaccgCAACTGTACGTACTTTCGTTCGCTGGCTTTTCGCAATTTGTTTATGTGACCATCAATTTGTGAGGCTCCACAGACACTTTGTGTTTGCCGGCCAAGCAAATCGATAAAATGGCCAAGATATGTATATCCACATCTATTAGCTCACTCGCTTTAGTACAAATAAACACTTTCgttgtttaattaatttaccttAACCGAGCAGCAGCGTTGCGAAAGATTTTCAGGCAAGCCTTTACTGCTCCGTCATCGTTTTGGCCTTTATGTTTTTCTGACTCTATATTCGATTCGATCAGTGTCAACGGATAAGGGttatattacatatatacGCCCGATTTCCTACTCGCACTTTGTTTTGGTCGAATGGGCGAGCGACATGGAGCATTTGAACCGAACGCGTCCGATGGAAAAAGGCGACTGTTCAGATAAGATAGAAGTGGCTCCGTGTGTCGACGCAAAAGAGCGAAATTATGTGCGGAGAGAGAGACGCTCTCTCTCAATCTCTCCGGTAATATTCAAAAGTGGACTTCGTTGATAAGGCGATAAGGAGCTTATAACAAATGCACTGTGCCGGTCCATCACTGTAAACAGACTGGAAATTATAGGGGGTTTGGTTCTTTTAGTAGTAAATAATTGTACTCCGAAAAGTTGTCTAGTTTTTGGCTCAATACTGGTTGCTGCGACTACCTGTAGTATATAAAATTTTCTATTAGAAAAGAAGAATTAAAAAGACAGAAGTTGGGgttttttcataatttcacAACATGTGTCCGTCTTAGTTGTATGTTAGCTACAGTTCCAAATGCAGTGCCTACTTTTCTGCGCATTGAGAGTGTTTAAAGCTTGGATGTACGGATATGAATTCATCCGATGAATTTTAAAGCCTGGTTGAGAGTGCACGAGACAGATATATTGCTATATATTGAGATTGAGTGGGTGTAAGTCATTTGTCGAATAGCAAAAAGCACAATGTATTATACTAAGTAATTTTCTTATTCTAAATATCTGTaaatacgaaataaaaaaaatatatattaagagtTGTTTAAAGGAGAACTGATCAACGCTGTACGCTTCACTCCCACGCTCATTTATCCATGCGGAGAGAGCGCGTTGGAGAGTTGCAATAGAAAGGCGGGAGAGAGCACAGCTGTTTGCATTCGTTTCTGGATATATGTGTATTTGGGCAGCGCGGCGCTGCTCTGAAATCCGTCGCTTACTTCTTCGTTCGACGTCGAACGGTGCGGACGGTTGATCGTCGTCGGGTTGGGCAGCCGTTTTCTTTCGGTTTTATTCGTTTGCCGTTTTCGCGGCGGCGCTGCGCATGCGAAGCAAATAGAAAAGCAGAACCAAGTGCGAAAAGAACTAGACCAAGAACGAAAATACCTTCGAAGTGACAAAACGAATGCAAACAGCCATAAAGTGCAGCGGGAAAATGCAGTCCAAATAAGTGCACAGATTCTTACCTCGCATTATTTACCTTTGTGCGTCGCCAGCAGTATTCAGTATTTGAGCAGCATTTCGACTCGGACTTAGTCGATCGCTATCACGATCGCTCATCGCTTATCGCTTGCACAATAGCGTTTTTCCTTACCGTTCACCTTTGCGTTTACCTTACCCAATTTCGTACCGCCCACAAAACGCGTACGCCGACGACGCGGCCTCTTACCACAGTATCGATTTGTGGGCTCTATTTACATACCTGCAGCCTTATCACCGTGCCGCGCAAGAGGCAGCGCCCATTAGCACATTCTGAAGAGGAAAGGCACTCCCGAGGATTATCCAAACAATTCGTTTGTGTGTCTCCGTCTCCGCCCGACGATAAGATGACCACCGGAGTGGTGTCCAGGTGCAATAGTGCCATTCATTGAAGCCAGGCTCCTCGGGCCCACTACGCTCCATCAGATTAGAAATCACGAAGATTCCCCATTTTATCCACGATGAGCACCCTGCGACCCGTCAGCGTTTGCGACACCACGCCGCTCCAGAGATTCGAGAGCCAGAGCAGCAGCGGTGAAGAGCCTTCTTCGCCGACGGCTTCCAGTATTTTAGCCGCCGCTTCAGGCCCcaatcacaacaacaacaacaatgtgAAACTTGACCTGCAGCTGCCCAACTTCGTTGGCAGCTCGCGTAGCCAGGGCCCACTGTACGCGGTACCCAGCAACAAAAAGCCAACGCTGCGTGGACCACGTCAAATCTTCGGAAGGATCCTCATGGACCTCTGTTTGCTCAGCTGCGGTGAGTAATGAATGACAATATCCGAGAATTAGTGAGAAGTTCCAGTGAATCATATCGGCTTGTAAAGCGGAAGTTACGCATAGATAGCTGTAGTTTAAACTTGGTAGTTTTAAGTGGAATATATTCCTACTAAGTCACTTCTATTGTATGTTTGCGGTATTTGGACAAACTATGTTTTCTACTCTTTCGGGTAACTTTcgaaatttatgcatttttcgTTTTCTTCAACAAAAAACTGCGGAGCTTACCTATCAAATAATATGCGTTATAACAAGCCTATAAATTTTGCAAAACAAACGAACccattcaaaataaataaataaacaacaaagTAAATAACATTAAATACATTAATGGTAACGAGAAAAGTACACAACTTTGCAAAATGTTCTCAGTTCTCCACAAAGGAAAATTCTAtgttttttcaaaaatatggtTTTGTAGCATGCcccaaaactaaaatcaaAACGCCCGAATTTTCTTTGAAATGATCCCATTTCCTTGCCACTCAACCGTTGAGAATAGCTGTTCCTAATCAAAGTCTGAAATAAATCACATTACTATATCAAGTAAATTCGTAAAGCTCTTCACCGAAATGAAAACTTTGGGAAAAGTATTATCACTTTTTTTCCCCGTCGGCCTTTCACACGTTTTATGATCTGTTATCATGTGGCAGCAATTGATCTGCTGCACTTGCCAGTCATAAACCCATTCCACATCTGAATCCATCAGCCAGATAGGGTTCCGCTATCTGTGCAACAAAGCCCCCGAACAATATAATCATACATATAGACCATAGGTGGGCTAGCGCCTCTGCCCGCCTTgttttcaaacaaaaacatttccaAATTGCCCCAAAATGTTTCCAACTGTGTGATGTTGATGTGCTGGACTCCTTTGTGGCATTCTGCTGTGCGTTTCAATGTTTCCAATGGTGAACAGGCACTTCTCACCCGAGCGAACCCCAAAAGatatatagtacatatatttattcgCGCATCATCGAGTTCGGactgatttattttattcaatttgtgGCAGGTTCTTTTTGTGAGGGGAGCATTTTTCATTTGATTGTGCTGAACTCATTTCCCCAACATCATCGTCGTTGCTATCGTTGTGTTTATACTGGTCCAATTAAGGCTGGATCAGCAGACCTTGCCCATAAATGAATTGGACACCACATCTGTGCTGGGCCACCCAAAAAGCCACACTCGAGTTGCAAGAGATGCAAATGTGGGGCATATATCTTAAGGCGTGCTTTTGATATTCCTATCCTTTCAGTTGGTCTACCTATGCTGGGATTCTCGCTTTGGGGCGAAGCGGTCAAGCGCGGATTCTTCTGCAATGATTCCTCCTTGAAGCATCCGTATCGAGACTCCACCATGCCCAGTTGGATTCTCTACTCGATGTGTGGCGTCTTGCCACTTTCTGTGGTAAGTTGGGCTTTATCTTAAACATAACTACCTTAACTAATAGATGTATCCCATATAGATGCTTGTGGTGGAGTTCTTTAGGGGCCAGGACAAGCGATTGCACAGTCCCTTTCCGAAGAGCACGACGTGCAGTGGCTATCATCTGTGCCACTTGGAGCTGCCCACTTGGCTGGTGGAGTGCTACCACCGGATGGGTATCTTTATCTTCGGACTGGGCGTAGAGCAGCTATCCACCAACATCGCCAAGTATTCCATTGGACGGCTGAGACCTCACTTCTACACAGTAAGTTAAAGAAGTGATGTAGCTTCCTTAAAAGTGTTTAATAAACACAATCGTTGTGCTCGCAGCTCTGTCAGCCCGTCATGAATGATGGCACCACTTGCAGTGATCCCATAAACGCTGCTCGTTACATCGAGGAGTTCACCTGTGCGGCAGTGGACATTACTTCGAAGCAGCTGAAGGACATGCGCCTGTCCTTTCCCAGTGGACATGCCAGCTTCGCCTGCTACTCCATGCTCTACTTGGTGGTGAGTTTCGGGTTAATCCAAAGCTATGGGAATAGGTAAAGCAATCATAGTCTCCTCCAGATTTACCTGCATCGTAGAATGCACTGGAAGCAGCTCAGAATGCTGTGCCACCTGCTCCAGTTCCTGCTGCTCATGTTCGCCTGGTATACGGCTCTCACCAGAGTTTCCGACTACAAGCACCACTGGTCCGATGTCTTGGCAGGATCTGGCATCGGACTCACCTACGCAGTCGTCGTGGTGCGTTCTGCAATTCGTATATCCTGAAAAGGACCTCCATAGTAACATGTTTCCTTTGCAGACCTCGACTATGTGGTAGGCTGGATCCTTGACGTTTCGCGGGTTCCGAACCCCTCAACCCACCGCGTGGAGCTGCTTTCGCTTTAAGATGTCTTATCGGGCGCAATTTCAGTTTTATCATTGTTTTAACTTGACCATGTCTGCATAGGAGTATCTATTTATCTATGTGTGAATGCTTTTACTTAATAAACTTCAGTTCTATGTGTTTTACCATTAAATGTGCATTGATATTTAATCGAAACTAAATATGTGGAGTGTTTCTCAATGCTTTTATCTTTTGACAGAAATCTTTGGCGTTCCAAGTCCCAATTTTTACTCCAACTGCTTGCACTATTATTCATAGAAGGACACTCCCCGCAAAATCAAGTTTTGTTGCAAATGTTGAAATCGGTGGATTGGCGATTAATGGCTTGCTTTGCTCAAATCAATTGATATGATCGGTGTAAGAAATTGCGAAATTAGTGAGCAAAACAAgcaatttaaatcaaattacaCGAGGAAGTGTCCTTGACAGCGGAGATTAATAaccccaaactattgccaactgGCTGTGGGGATTTGCAACCAGCTGGCCATTTGAATTTGGAGGAGACTTGGCCAGATAGCGAAACCTGTCTTATGGCCACGATCCATGTTGAGAGATCTCTGATCTATGGCTAATTAGCCAATGGCGCAAAGTCAGCGGGCCAATTTGTGATTTTTAATTAGTCTGTGGCACCTTGCACCTtgctcccccccccccctcgcCAAAAGCCCCTCACCCAGATTTGCACTACCgatcaatttgcatttgatttgcatATTAAACGAATTTATTGCCCTGGCCACTCAGCAAGATGAACAGGAATCATAAGTGACCAGGAGCCACTGGAAGATGCATCACTCAATCGTTTGGAGGCGACAGCCAAGTGCCACTCACTCAGTGCGTCTGCGTTGCTGTTATTACTGTACAGTGAACACCATTCCGGCTATCAGCACTCAGGCCACTCGGACATCCCGAAAAGATTGATGTGGCCGTAAAAGAGCGAAAGACAAACAAGACATCGCCGTTCGCCGGAGTGGATCGCACCGAAATTTCGTTGCAAGCCTCCTCAACAATTaacacaattttttatttcgcttttaTCGCATAATTGCATTCAAACCCCCATCCCCCCATTCCCCAATTTTCAATTGCCCGCATCTGCTGTCAATTtcagcgttttttttttttttgattccCGATGGCGATGTGGGGAAAGATTCTGTCAATGGCTTCAAGTTTATGACGAAATCTCTATGGGAATAGCTATTCAGAGGAAAGCAGatgcacaaaatgcaaaccGGTCATGAGGGGGGGAAAGGGAAAAGGGGGTGGCTCATAGTTTCTGCCTATGACAATGGCCAGCGGGTTGGCAATTTTCGACAGTCTGTACTGTAATGGAAATTGGCCAGCAAATTTCAGGCGCGAAATCCATTTGAAGGCATGAAAATTGCAACAATACCGTGGAACAAAAAGGTAAATCGCACCTTTTTACAAGGGGAAAGAGGGGGTTTTTTTATAAAAGAATTATTGCATGCGCCACAGCTTGATACCCTGCAAACTGGCACTCTGGTGGAGTTTTACTAGCAGTCATATAAGTAACCAATcgaatatataatatatatttatatatttcctATGACACATATAACAAACGTGGCGCCTTGTTCGCCAACATTTACACAATTAATCATTATACCtaatatttaaagaatttcCTAACAAATTCTTAGTGATTCATGCATGCGATGTGCCATAAAAATGTTGTAAATTTCGTATTTAAAACCAGATAGTCAATCAATGTTGTTTTGGAACTTAGACTTCTTTATGCTTAGCCAAATTTTATCACTGGTGACTATATGATAATTGTTTAGATTTCGACTCatatagaaataaaataaattagtgAAGAACAAAAGACTTTTCTTTTTAAGATGAGATACGTTTTTTCTATAGATTAAATGTTCTCTATTCACCATGAACCACATGGTTATGAACAACAATAGGGTAACAGTAAGTTCGATTCTTCGTTGCATTTATCCTACTTGTTCTAGGTGCAACATTATTTTCCGCGTCGCTGGCGGGCAGAGGCCACAATTCATGGCTGCAACATAGGCGTTAAATTTGTCCGGCACGTACAGCACGATAGGGACAAAGGAGGCGTGGCAGGAGGTATCTGAAGCCACAGGACGTGGGCCGGCGTGGGCATTTCAATCAGTGCTTGACCGCAGCCTTTTGTCCCGGTTTCCCTATATGCACTACGTGCAACACGTGCAACCTCACAATGGGAGGGCCATGCAACCTGGATCAACGGGTCGACATGTCCTGCTCGCCCACATAGCCGCCAATTGTTTGGCCAACTTGCCGTCCTgggttttccctttttgccatttttcctGCCGCTGGAGGCGTTGGCAATTAGCGTTGGCTCTAAACGCTTATTAATGAGTACGAGTCGAGCTTCGGGCCTCGAGTTGGTATCTATAAATCTTGTAGATGGCCGGATAAAACTGGAGTTAAGTTTAGCCAGGAGGCGTTACGGAGGGCATCAGATTTATGCGGATATTAGGAAATGCTCGTTACCTGGGCAACTCCTCCCCATTATTTCCTGCTCCGATGCCTGTTAACTAATGTTGCAGCATTGTTCCTGAGATATTTCCATTTGAATGCATTTTCCCCCGGCGCATTTGGCAAACGTTGTCACGATTGTAAGTGTCACATAAATAACCCAGACTGAGCCACCCCTTTCGCAGCTAATGACATGCCGTGAGGAATCGCAGCAGGAGGATTCTGCCAGGCCATGGCGACTTTGACACCTCTCTTTGAAAATGCGCCGCCCGGCTTGTCCAGGTTCCACGTTTCCTACTCGGTTCACTTGGTTCTCAGGCTTGGCTGGAGCTAGATTTGAAGTCGAAACTGCGTGATGCATGGGATCGTGTTGTGCAACTGGACAGGCTGCATGGAGGGACGCGGGGTGGCTACCTATGTGCATACCTATGCATTGAAAACAGTCGCATCCATACTAGTCCCATCAATAATTATGCTACACAAGTGACTATATCTGACTTAGGAATGATGAGCTCATTAAGTGAGTTTGAACAGATACTTGTTTCGAGTTTAATTCATTCATTTGTTGTGAATACAAACTcgtttgttttatatttatcaTTTGTATTATATCCAAAaagcaaatcaaacaaaactTGATTAGGAAGACAAGAAGAGAGCACGCTATAGTAGAGTTAACCCAATAATTAGAATaattattctagtgtctttggttaaccgactatcagatacccattactcagctagttgGAGTGCGGTTTCTCTATAGAGTCGGAAACGCTCTTCCTTTTTAATGCTGTGTTCTATTCAATATGTTCTAttgaaatattcattttaaataCTGAGATATAAAGATATCTTTTGTTTGATAACATGTATCTATTAGTTTTCACATTAATATCAGGTGTGCTTGTAATTCCGCCAGCTTATTAAGATGAAGAGTCCTCATGACTTTACGAAACCATCAATCAATCTTCTTAAGGAAAGTTGTAAATTTGTTTAACTTCCGAAACTAAAgtaataaatacaataaatcAAACATTTGGTAATCCATTTTTCCCCAGTGCATCCGCAGAGTACTTCACATGGTTGTTTGGACAGTAAACATGAGTCTGGcttattataaataaacaagccATGTATGCCAGGAGTGGATGAGCACAGATTACCCCGATGAGCCTAATCCCACCGAAATTGCTTATCAACTGCGGACAAACGAACGAGCACTCATCAGCCAAATGAGCCGTTGTTGGCCATTTGGCCAAGTGCATTGCAATGGAAATTGCAGTGGCAATTTGCTAGTCGCTCCCCGCAAAATCTCTGCCCCGCACTCGTTTTAATTGAATAAACACAGCGGTTAGTGTGTTTACATATTGAGTGCatcagcagcagttgcaacaTGCGGCGTGCAACGTGCAACAATTGCAGCTGCTGCCGGCGACATGGCCAGCGATCAACTCTAATTAGCGGCAACCAGTTGAGGAGACAAGCGCTGCGAACGGCGGAAGCGGTCAATTATAAAAAAACCCATGGAAGCGGAGGATGACGGAGTGGTGTCCCAGTCCAAATGGTTCCAAGTCCTGTCCAAGTGTCAGAAATATTGTCAAAGTCGCTGCTCGAGCCACACTTACAAGCTTTATCGTTCATACAGTCCAACTTCTATAGTTTACAAATGCAAATTCCTTAACTTCATAAACTGAAAAATGTGGCAAGCTATATTTTTGATAGTGTTAAGCTTACAAGTTTCGTTTGATTTGtcaaaactatatttttaTGCGAAAAATCTACTTTATGCAACTATTGGTTTGTCTAAGATAATAGCGAAAATGAATGAATTTTGGGAAAAGTTGTCGACAAGCCacttaaaattgaaaataagcATTTCGAAATATTTCAGTTAACTTAAGAAGATTGATTAATATAGTGCttataaattttgaatttcgaaAGAGGGTGGTTCGCATTACAATAGCTTGACTGTACTGGCATTTCGCATTTGCATATGGGCCCGCTGGCGGCTGACCAAGTTGGTAGTTGGGGTGAGCTGGTCAGCTTCCCTGGTGACGTTGATGGTGGGCATTATCACTGGTTTTATGCCGCCCGTGCGTGATAGGCTTTTCCTTATCGCCGCCATCGTCTGATTTATATCAGCCGTAAATATAATTGCCATATGGTATCCAAATGTGAGGCGTGACATGAGTGCGTGCCCATCGATCGATCGATGGCGATGACGATGTGTCCACCACTGGTACTAGCGCACTTCCTTGCCGTACGGCTGTTTCGGCTGCTGGCCGAGCACACACCCAGTGCCCAGGTATTTCCGATCCCGCGCCAGATCCTCTTCCCTGCGAGCGGCCCGCTCCGCAGCCGTGTGCGTCATGTACTGCTGATGCCAATCGCGATTGTGGGTCTGGAGCAAAGCAAAGGGGTTGGGTTGGCATTGTGACTGAGTGGAAAGGCAGTTGGGGAGCAAGCGAACTCACCCTGGCGCAACGCTTCTCCATGAGCTCCTCGTAAATCTGGCGGTCTTCGAGAATGTTGTAGCCCACATCCTCACGGATATTGGCCTGTGCTTGCCGGGCGCTGATGGTGAGATTCCGTTGGATCTGATCCTGCAGGTCAGTGAGCTGCTGGCGTCGTTTATCTCTCAGCTTCTTCAGATCTTGTTGTTTCTTGAGCACATCCATTTCGGCAGCTAGTTCCAGGCTAAGAAAGGTAGTTGGTTGGATTATGAAATTTGTAAATACGAATGTGAGAAATCTTATTAAAACATAATCCACTCGATTAGTATGTTAACTAACTAAATCTGTAGGGAGCCTTGTACTTACGCCTGGGAACATTCCCGCTGGTCTGCTAACACCTCCTTGGCGAACTGGGCCTTCTGCTCCCGATCAGTGTCCAGATTGTGGGCTTGGCACCTGTTCTCAATCAAGTGGCGCAGTTTCAGCTCATACTGCTCCTGCTGGGCCTTACTTTCGTCCAATCTCTGCCAGACGCGCTGCCAAAGAATCTCCACACAGGCCTGGCGGCGTTTGAGCTCCTTTTTCTCCTCGATTTGATGGAGTTGAGCTTGCTTGGACTCCAACAGGATCTCCTTGGTTAGCATGTGACGATGGGCCTCGGAGTTCTCACTGAAAGTGGAGTTATTTCAGATAGGGTATGCCCTGAAGTTCTACACTGAAGACCT
This genomic interval from Drosophila mauritiana strain mau12 chromosome 2R, ASM438214v1, whole genome shotgun sequence contains the following:
- the LOC117137481 gene encoding putative phosphatidate phosphatase; this encodes MSTLRPVSVCDTTPLQRFESQSSSGEEPSSPTASSILAAASGPNHNNNNNVKLDLQLPNFVGSSRSQGPLYAVPSNKKPTLRGPRQIFGRILMDLCLLSCVGLPMLGFSLWGEAVKRGFFCNDSSLKHPYRDSTMPSWILYSMCGVLPLSVMLVVEFFRGQDKRLHSPFPKSTTCSGYHLCHLELPTWLVECYHRMGIFIFGLGVEQLSTNIAKYSIGRLRPHFYTLCQPVMNDGTTCSDPINAARYIEEFTCAAVDITSKQLKDMRLSFPSGHASFACYSMLYLVIYLHRRMHWKQLRMLCHLLQFLLLMFAWYTALTRVSDYKHHWSDVLAGSGIGLTYAVVVTSTMW
- the LOC117136895 gene encoding cilia- and flagella-associated protein 53, with the translated sequence MDVVEFLTRTDRRNLKSQIGFQVAQKMREWHADVDNRRWNLCLLLQKEALEADEQIAELLQEQADEADRKRHEWIEMERLKREEAELELIKVKKQQREIENSEAHRHMLTKEILLESKQAQLHQIEEKKELKRRQACVEILWQRVWQRLDESKAQQEQYELKLRHLIENRCQAHNLDTDREQKAQFAKEVLADQRECSQALELAAEMDVLKKQQDLKKLRDKRRQQLTDLQDQIQRNLTISARQAQANIREDVGYNILEDRQIYEELMEKRCARTHNRDWHQQYMTHTAAERAARREEDLARDRKYLGTGCVLGQQPKQPYGKEVR